The Cytophagia bacterium CHB2 sequence GCATGCAGCATTTGATTTGATCGTTCGGGCGATGCGCTCGGCGTGTGAGCGGATCGTACCCTTGAGCGAGGAACCGGGTAGATACACTTCCGGATCTGATCGATCTCCGCGGTAGACTTTGACCCATGCCATTTTCACATCACTTACTTGCTCCAAACCGGATTTTATTAGCAGCGCGCCTTCGGGTTTCAGCCGCAATTCAATGGTGCATTCGTTCACGAGTCGTTTAAACATGGCTTGCCTCCTGTTCTGCCCACAAGTTTTTAATGTGCTGTTGAATGAAATCATCCAGCGTGAGCGGCTTCAGCTCGTTTTTCGTCAAGTAGGCTTTGAGTGATTCAATGTTGCGGAAGTCGAGCGCTTCGACTTTGGTGGTTTCACTAGCCAGATGGCAACGGCCCAGCCCGCGCGAGCGAATGCCGCCGAGCGGAACGTTACCTTGCTGCAATTCATGCAAGGCCAACGCCGCCAGTCCCAATGCCATGGCTTCGCCGGATTCAATGGTCATGGAAAAATTGAACACGGTTTGCGGGGGCACGATTTCATAATCATACTTGATGCGATCGACGGCGCGGCCGCTGTCGCGGTCGATGCCGACGCCGTCGCGCACTTGCGTGAGGCCAAGCCAATTCGCTTCGTTGATCGAGGCGTCGTGGAAATAAATCGCCGAGCCGATGAATGGAGCGCCAAAGGCTTTGCAAACTTCGCAAAGATTCTTTTCGAGCACGCCGACCAGCAGTTCCTCGGTAATCGATGCGTTGGTCTTCAAGTGATATGCACCGTTTTTGAGATGCTTTTCGGCTTTTTCTTTCAGTTCCTTGCTCAACGGCTTGCTGATTCCTTCTTCAAGCTCGCGATAAGCCTTTCGCGCGGGATGCTCTTCACGCAACGGCGTAAGGCAGAAAGATGTGACATTGGCTTCACTGCCTGGAGCTTCATCCGAGGCAAATAAACCGCAGGCCGAGACGTTTAAATTCGGCGCGATGCGCTCCACGGCCGCGCGCAATGCGCCTTTGAGC is a genomic window containing:
- a CDS encoding CRISPR-associated RAMP protein encodes the protein MAAQISRTALKSRYRVSGDLVLDTALHLGGGRNPAKGTDSPILRDGFGKPYLPGSSLKGALRAAVERIAPNLNVSACGLFASDEAPGSEANVTSFCLTPLREEHPARKAYRELEEGISKPLSKELKEKAEKHLKNGAYHLKTNASITEELLVGVLEKNLCEVCKAFGAPFIGSAIYFHDASINEANWLGLTQVRDGVGIDRDSGRAVDRIKYDYEIVPPQTVFNFSMTIESGEAMALGLAALALHELQQGNVPLGGIRSRGLGRCHLASETTKVEALDFRNIESLKAYLTKNELKPLTLDDFIQQHIKNLWAEQEASHV